A genomic stretch from Setaria viridis chromosome 1, Setaria_viridis_v4.0, whole genome shotgun sequence includes:
- the LOC117842311 gene encoding remorin — MAAEGPKKAEAPAAKDVAEGKAVVPAPGPPAGDSKALVVVDKMADKTSAEKNAPRNSNDRDIALAKVETEKKTSLIKAWEENEKAKAEHKAAKKQSIILSWENTKKSVVEAQLKKKEEELEKKKAEYAEKMKNKKAIIHRRAEEKRAMVMAQRGEEVLKAEEMAAKYRATGLAPKKFLGCFGA; from the exons ATGGCAGCGGAGGGCCCGAAGAAGGCGGAGGCGCCGGCCGCGAAGGACGTGGCGGAGGGGAAGGCCGTCGTCCCGGCGCCCGGGCCGCCGGCTGGTGACTCCAAGGCCCTTGTCGTCGTCGACA AGATGGCTGATAAAACTTCTGCTGAGAAGAACGCACCAAGGAACTCAAATGACAGAG ACATTGCTCTCGCGAAGGTGGAAACGGAAAAGAAGACCTCTTTGATTAAAGCATGGGAAGAGAACGAGAAGGCGAAAGCAGAGCACAA GGCTGCTAAGAAACAATCCATTATTCTTTCATGGGAGAACACAAAGAAGTCAGTCGTAGAAGCTCAGCTCAAAAAGAAGGAA GAAGAACTTGAAAAGAAGAAGGCTGAATATGCTGAGAAgatgaagaacaagaaggcaaTCATCCATAGGCGGGCTGAAGAGAAGAGAGCCATGGTTATGGCCCAGCGTGGTGAAGAAGTTCTCAAGGctgaggagatggcggcgaagTATCGCGCAACCGGGCTAGCCCCAAAGAAATTTCTTGGGTGCTTTGGGGCGTAA